Proteins from a single region of Dyadobacter fanqingshengii:
- a CDS encoding SusC/RagA family TonB-linked outer membrane protein: protein MQTTQRLSEVEPCKGDLIFQRGRVLLLFCLLAFTHTYAQQTTPDSTKKNTSPTPVTQPAPAVQKPANDTLPKQKTSTDTNAITPAVKPTQNFDPLVKPAAKPDSTAQPQATTPVGSAPTGTAPTGATKPDSTKPQQAPTGNVPAQQPATTAPAAAAPAAAAPATAAPATATPSTAAPSTASPAAASPAQSDSANPQAGPQLGADAKSVSGKVVDEKGLGLPGVRVLVKGTEIVSETTPEGTFEMKVPAKGSILEFSFIGFAAKEVPVGNQTKFNVQMVPEAKALQEVVVVGYGAQSRRDLASSTSRVSSQEYKSAVVNTVDQALQGRTTGVSVVESSGEPGASSVVRIRGNNSLSGNNEPLYVIDGFPMPPYREAGANFTGAYSQNGLYGINPNDIESMEILKDASATAIYGSRGANGVVLITTKSGKRGEGRVELVNKTSFGTISNPIKMMNSRQYAETINESYLISGRNAPFENLDSTLTNTDWVQAVTQPSFREDITLSLSGGSPKSSYYISGNYLKEKGTIINSNNQRASLRVNLNNEVNDWYNVKGQVAFTRQKSNRAVTASRAWPNSGGLMDGLRAAPTLEEDYLGNNSLGIPNYQGYYFANPVNELMAKTDVTQNDYSVLNIENYFKLVDGLQLVVSLGGNQNLTRRNAFLPPSTAEGNQVKGRGSNNTSNTYSYNVNAYFQYEKTFKKDHYLNSTLGVEYNDQIVEFVSTNYTGFDVPFFGVDNIGSAQSQAIGSFKERRILQSGFLRANYSFKGKYVLNTSIRIDGASAFAANNKYGIFPSVALAWNLEQEEFMKSVTFVSNTKLRASFGETGSQAIGPYSSLSQYTSGFYEMGPGGNGSVINTGIFPNSVANPNLSWERTRQFNVGADFNAANDRLVFSFDYYNKVTSDLLQPRKVPTQSGVGTIIDNYGTMRNRGVELSIQANIIQKKNVTFSSRINLSRNVNTLVDLGERTQPDYVSINGNLLGGVSGILTPGEEVGRFFGFRVSGLTQTTSFDSDGNPLFATFEGPRPPGSKGTPLYGAWIYEDTNGDDIITADDRVVLGKSTPDFTFGWSNDFTWRKFSLNALFTGSVGNDVLNLTSFYINNGVVDYGGVGFNQSEDWYNNRYTESRPHNNPKYPGIQRGIASGDINSTMLEDGSFMRLKMLSLSYTFPKLGPIQNPRLFVTGTNLWTLTKYTGFDPEVSSYAQSLLQQGIDYGAYPSQRSYTIGISCNF from the coding sequence ATGCAAACAACTCAACGATTAAGTGAGGTGGAGCCTTGTAAGGGCGATCTCATTTTTCAGAGGGGTCGGGTCTTGCTTTTATTCTGCTTGCTTGCGTTTACACACACGTACGCGCAGCAAACAACACCCGATTCCACTAAAAAAAACACATCACCTACGCCGGTTACACAGCCCGCACCCGCTGTCCAAAAGCCAGCCAATGACACGCTCCCAAAGCAAAAAACATCTACTGATACAAACGCTATTACTCCGGCAGTAAAGCCAACCCAGAATTTTGATCCGTTGGTAAAACCCGCCGCAAAGCCCGATTCAACGGCCCAGCCGCAAGCTACGACGCCAGTGGGCAGCGCGCCGACGGGCACCGCGCCGACAGGAGCAACAAAACCTGACAGCACTAAACCACAGCAAGCGCCAACCGGCAATGTTCCCGCGCAACAGCCAGCGACAACTGCTCCGGCAGCCGCTGCACCGGCAGCCGCTGCTCCTGCAACCGCAGCTCCGGCTACGGCAACACCGTCGACCGCAGCACCATCAACCGCATCACCAGCTGCCGCATCACCGGCGCAATCTGACTCAGCAAACCCGCAAGCAGGCCCGCAATTGGGAGCTGACGCAAAGTCGGTTTCGGGGAAGGTTGTTGATGAAAAAGGGTTGGGTCTGCCCGGTGTGAGAGTGTTGGTAAAAGGCACCGAAATTGTGTCTGAAACTACACCCGAGGGCACATTTGAAATGAAAGTCCCTGCAAAAGGATCGATTCTGGAATTTAGTTTTATTGGTTTTGCAGCCAAAGAAGTTCCGGTTGGAAACCAGACTAAGTTCAACGTACAAATGGTGCCGGAAGCGAAGGCCTTACAGGAAGTAGTGGTGGTAGGTTATGGCGCACAAAGCAGACGTGACCTGGCGAGTTCTACTTCCAGGGTTTCGTCGCAGGAATATAAATCTGCTGTGGTTAATACAGTGGATCAGGCATTACAGGGCCGAACAACGGGGGTTTCGGTGGTGGAATCTTCGGGTGAGCCGGGGGCATCTTCGGTGGTCAGGATCAGAGGAAACAACTCTTTGAGCGGAAACAATGAGCCGCTTTATGTGATCGACGGATTTCCGATGCCGCCTTACCGCGAAGCAGGCGCCAACTTTACAGGCGCTTATTCGCAAAATGGTTTGTACGGCATCAACCCGAACGACATTGAGAGCATGGAAATTCTGAAAGATGCGTCCGCAACGGCCATTTACGGATCACGCGGTGCCAATGGTGTTGTTTTAATAACCACGAAATCAGGTAAGCGCGGAGAAGGACGGGTGGAATTGGTCAACAAAACTTCTTTTGGGACGATTTCCAATCCGATCAAAATGATGAATTCGCGCCAGTACGCGGAAACGATCAATGAAAGTTACCTGATTTCCGGCCGGAATGCGCCATTTGAAAACCTGGATAGCACATTGACGAACACGGATTGGGTGCAGGCGGTTACGCAGCCAAGTTTTCGGGAAGACATTACATTGAGCCTCTCCGGCGGCAGTCCGAAATCGTCCTACTATATCTCGGGTAACTATCTCAAAGAAAAAGGGACGATCATTAATTCCAATAACCAGAGGGCTAGTTTGCGCGTCAATCTGAACAATGAGGTCAATGATTGGTATAATGTAAAAGGACAAGTTGCTTTTACTAGACAAAAGTCCAATCGTGCGGTAACAGCTTCCCGCGCGTGGCCTAATTCCGGTGGTTTGATGGACGGCCTTCGTGCCGCACCAACATTGGAGGAAGATTATCTGGGCAATAACAGCTTGGGTATTCCCAATTATCAGGGTTACTATTTTGCGAATCCGGTGAATGAATTAATGGCAAAAACAGACGTTACGCAAAATGACTATTCTGTTTTGAACATTGAAAATTATTTCAAGCTGGTTGACGGTTTACAGCTTGTCGTTAGCTTAGGCGGTAACCAGAACTTAACAAGGAGAAATGCGTTCCTTCCGCCAAGCACAGCAGAGGGAAACCAGGTGAAAGGACGCGGAAGCAACAACACTTCCAACACGTATAGCTATAATGTGAATGCTTACTTCCAGTATGAGAAGACATTCAAGAAAGACCATTACCTGAACTCGACATTAGGTGTGGAATATAACGACCAGATTGTTGAATTCGTCAGCACAAACTATACGGGCTTCGATGTGCCGTTTTTTGGAGTGGATAACATTGGAAGTGCGCAATCGCAGGCCATTGGTTCGTTCAAGGAGCGACGGATTTTGCAATCGGGTTTCCTTCGTGCTAACTATTCTTTCAAAGGAAAGTATGTGTTGAACACTTCCATCAGGATCGATGGTGCCTCGGCATTTGCTGCGAACAATAAATACGGCATATTCCCGTCCGTTGCACTTGCCTGGAACCTGGAACAGGAGGAATTTATGAAGAGTGTTACATTTGTTTCAAATACAAAATTGCGGGCATCCTTCGGTGAAACAGGGAGCCAGGCGATTGGACCATATTCTTCACTATCTCAGTATACCAGCGGATTTTATGAAATGGGACCCGGTGGAAACGGCAGTGTGATTAACACAGGAATTTTCCCGAACTCGGTCGCCAACCCGAACCTTTCATGGGAACGGACGCGCCAGTTTAATGTAGGAGCGGATTTCAATGCGGCGAACGACAGGCTGGTTTTCAGCTTTGATTACTACAACAAAGTGACCTCCGATCTGCTCCAACCCAGAAAAGTGCCTACACAATCGGGTGTTGGAACGATCATCGACAATTACGGAACGATGCGTAACCGAGGCGTGGAGTTGAGCATTCAGGCAAACATCATTCAGAAAAAGAATGTGACATTCTCGTCCAGAATTAACCTCTCTCGCAATGTAAACACGCTGGTAGACCTGGGTGAGCGGACCCAGCCCGACTATGTGAGCATAAATGGTAACCTGCTCGGCGGTGTTTCCGGGATTTTGACACCGGGGGAGGAAGTAGGACGTTTCTTTGGTTTCCGCGTCTCCGGCCTGACGCAGACCACATCATTTGATAGCGATGGCAACCCGCTTTTCGCCACATTCGAGGGGCCAAGACCGCCGGGATCAAAGGGCACGCCACTGTATGGAGCCTGGATTTATGAGGACACGAATGGTGACGACATTATCACCGCAGACGACCGTGTCGTGTTGGGTAAATCCACACCGGACTTCACATTTGGTTGGAGTAATGACTTTACGTGGAGAAAATTCTCGTTGAATGCGCTCTTCACAGGTTCGGTGGGAAATGATGTGCTTAACCTGACGAGTTTTTACATTAATAATGGCGTGGTCGACTACGGCGGCGTAGGTTTTAATCAATCGGAAGACTGGTATAACAACCGCTACACAGAATCGAGACCGCATAACAATCCGAAATATCCGGGTATTCAGCGAGGCATTGCCTCCGGGGACATTAACTCCACTATGCTCGAAGACGGCAGTTTTATGCGCCTGAAAATGCTGAGCCTTTCATACACCTTTCCAAAACTGGGACCGATCCAGAACCCGAGATTGTTTGTGACAGGAACCAACTTATGGACATTGACTAAATATACAGGGTTTGATCCCGAGGTGAGTTCTTACGCACAATCGCTTCTGCAACAAGGCATTGACTACGGTGCTTATCCGTCGCAGCGTTCGTACACCATAGGCATTTCCTGCAATTTCTAA
- a CDS encoding M43 family zinc metalloprotease produces the protein MRYSLLNLKYLLVGLLIVLSLVQSAPVRAQEKCGTMDLLNLRFSKQPTLKIMFDQRELRLKQAIQARSISGKSLKTNADVTIPVVFHVVSNRQSLITDAQILAQLDTINRDYAGTNASASRVPAHFRALFGQSGTQFCLAQRTPDERPTTGIERYNTTRANFDYTTNLVKHSETGGADAWDPNRYLNIWICDLSGGTLGYATFPDDGVPDEQGVVIDFGSLPGGSVAGYNAGKTLTHELGHYFNLYHIWGDDNGSCNGSDEVADTPNQTNSTGTCPTGIKTDNCTPTAPGVMYQNYMDYTSDNCLIMFTKGQVERMDASFQLSRLALASSDACTPLNLKNKDASLKTITRPDQRICANALTPQVVLVNRGSETLTSVTINAVIDDGTVQTFRWTGSLATFAETTVNLPALSTVEGNHVLTIYTSNPNGAADENTVNDELSLSFTYYEPFAAPVVESFESLFPPQGWDIVNEDAGTTWEKTTSAAKTGTASVKISNFGNEAIGERDYLRAPTVNIAGADSAFVSFQLAAATYTNSTVQGNVWDTLQVMISTDCGQTYTSVYKKWGPSLITRNAATRTAFTPNANEWRSEQINISNYINQGEVLIAFLNTNGNENDIFLDDINIRTVTVNPNLKEAGFLVTPNPTSGQISVQFYPHPEGLQSVSVYNVSGQKIAEQKITGEVSSNVYDFDLTNFASGLYIVKAEFEDRVLTKKVVKH, from the coding sequence ATGCGATACTCTTTACTGAACTTAAAATATCTTCTTGTCGGCCTGCTGATCGTACTTTCTCTCGTGCAGAGCGCTCCTGTACGCGCGCAGGAAAAATGCGGAACGATGGATCTGCTTAATCTCAGGTTTTCAAAGCAGCCGACGCTCAAAATCATGTTCGACCAGCGTGAACTGCGTCTCAAACAAGCGATCCAGGCCAGAAGCATTTCGGGCAAATCTTTGAAAACCAATGCGGATGTTACAATTCCGGTCGTTTTTCACGTTGTTTCAAACCGCCAATCGCTGATTACGGATGCGCAGATCCTGGCGCAGCTCGACACGATCAACAGAGATTACGCGGGTACAAACGCAAGTGCAAGCCGCGTGCCGGCCCATTTCAGGGCCTTGTTCGGGCAATCGGGCACTCAGTTTTGCCTCGCGCAACGCACACCTGACGAAAGACCAACAACAGGAATTGAGCGATATAACACTACGCGGGCAAATTTTGATTACACAACCAATCTTGTGAAACATTCCGAAACAGGTGGCGCTGATGCCTGGGATCCGAACCGTTATCTTAATATCTGGATCTGTGATCTGTCTGGCGGAACCCTGGGATATGCGACATTCCCTGACGATGGTGTACCCGACGAACAAGGGGTTGTTATTGACTTCGGCAGCTTGCCCGGCGGAAGTGTGGCAGGTTATAATGCCGGCAAGACGCTCACGCACGAACTGGGACATTATTTTAACCTGTATCATATTTGGGGCGATGATAACGGCAGTTGCAACGGAAGCGATGAAGTGGCCGATACGCCCAATCAGACCAACAGCACCGGCACTTGCCCAACGGGCATCAAAACCGATAACTGCACCCCGACCGCACCGGGCGTCATGTATCAGAATTATATGGATTACACTTCCGACAACTGCCTGATCATGTTTACGAAAGGTCAGGTCGAGCGGATGGATGCTTCTTTTCAATTGTCGAGATTGGCCCTCGCCAGTTCCGACGCCTGCACGCCTCTGAACCTGAAAAATAAGGATGCGTCGCTCAAAACCATTACGCGGCCCGACCAGCGCATATGCGCCAATGCATTAACCCCGCAGGTGGTCCTGGTAAACCGGGGAAGCGAGACGCTTACTTCGGTGACGATCAATGCGGTGATTGACGATGGCACTGTGCAGACGTTCCGGTGGACAGGTTCGCTGGCGACTTTTGCAGAAACGACAGTCAATTTGCCTGCACTTTCGACCGTGGAGGGCAATCATGTGCTAACCATTTACACATCCAATCCGAATGGAGCAGCTGATGAGAACACCGTGAATGATGAGCTGAGTCTGTCCTTTACATATTATGAACCGTTCGCAGCGCCTGTAGTTGAGAGTTTTGAGAGCCTATTCCCGCCACAGGGTTGGGACATTGTTAACGAGGATGCCGGCACAACCTGGGAAAAGACGACATCTGCTGCCAAAACCGGCACAGCTTCCGTGAAGATCTCCAACTTCGGTAACGAAGCAATTGGCGAGCGCGATTACTTGCGGGCACCGACGGTGAACATTGCCGGAGCAGACTCTGCATTTGTATCATTCCAGCTAGCGGCTGCAACTTACACTAATTCGACTGTCCAGGGCAATGTCTGGGATACATTACAAGTCATGATCAGCACCGATTGCGGCCAGACATACACCAGCGTTTACAAGAAATGGGGACCTTCGCTGATCACCCGCAATGCGGCTACGCGCACAGCATTCACACCGAATGCGAACGAGTGGCGGAGTGAACAGATCAACATTAGCAACTACATTAACCAGGGCGAAGTGCTGATTGCATTTTTGAATACAAATGGAAATGAGAATGATATTTTTCTCGATGACATTAATATCCGGACGGTTACCGTCAACCCAAATTTAAAGGAAGCAGGGTTCCTCGTAACGCCTAATCCAACCAGCGGACAGATTTCGGTGCAGTTTTACCCGCATCCGGAGGGATTACAGTCCGTGTCGGTTTACAATGTTTCAGGGCAAAAGATCGCTGAACAAAAAATCACTGGGGAAGTAAGCAGCAATGTATATGACTTTGATCTGACGAATTTCGCCAGCGGCCTGTACATTGTCAAAGCAGAATTTGAAGACCGGGTGCTGACGAAGAAGGTCGTCAAACATTAG
- the dinB gene encoding DNA polymerase IV — translation MSEHPVSPTRKIIHIDMDAFYASVEQRDFPEYQGKPLAVGGSPTGRGVVATASYEARKFGVRSAMSSRKAIQLCPHIIFVRPRFEVYKAVSTHIREIFSRYTDLIEPLSLDEAFLDVTEDKLAIGSALEIAEQIKTAIKTELNLTASAGISVNKFVAKIASDINKPDGLTFIGPSKVEAFINALPVEKFFGVGKVTADKMKRMQLFTGADLKKLSENDLVKHFGKTGHFFYKIVRGIDNREVQTERETKSLGAEDTFMYDLSTIEEMHKELDKIAVTVSNRLQKKQLKGRTITLKIKYSDFTQITRNHSFGSPVDDLDIILETAKDLLAKVDMAEKPVRLLGISLSNFGELEIRSRRAKDSGQLELFG, via the coding sequence ATGAGCGAACATCCTGTTTCACCGACACGCAAGATAATCCATATTGACATGGATGCATTTTACGCGTCCGTAGAACAGCGTGATTTTCCTGAATACCAGGGCAAGCCGCTCGCAGTTGGAGGCTCCCCTACCGGCCGTGGCGTGGTGGCGACAGCGAGTTATGAGGCGCGAAAATTTGGCGTTCGTTCGGCAATGTCTTCGCGGAAGGCAATCCAGTTATGTCCGCACATTATATTTGTCCGACCCCGTTTTGAAGTTTATAAGGCCGTTTCTACGCATATCAGGGAGATTTTCTCCCGTTACACCGATCTCATCGAGCCGCTTTCACTGGACGAAGCATTCCTGGATGTGACGGAAGATAAACTGGCAATTGGCTCTGCATTGGAAATTGCGGAACAGATCAAAACTGCCATCAAAACAGAATTGAACCTAACTGCCTCGGCCGGAATTTCTGTAAATAAATTTGTTGCAAAAATCGCATCGGACATCAATAAACCGGACGGGTTAACCTTCATTGGGCCTTCCAAAGTGGAGGCATTTATCAATGCACTGCCGGTCGAAAAATTTTTTGGCGTGGGCAAGGTTACCGCAGATAAAATGAAACGGATGCAGCTTTTTACAGGTGCCGATCTTAAAAAATTGTCTGAAAATGATCTGGTAAAGCATTTTGGCAAAACAGGGCATTTCTTTTACAAAATTGTGAGGGGAATTGATAACCGGGAAGTACAAACCGAACGGGAAACCAAATCGCTCGGTGCGGAGGACACATTTATGTATGATCTCTCCACCATCGAGGAAATGCATAAAGAACTTGACAAAATCGCCGTGACCGTCTCTAATCGCTTGCAAAAGAAGCAACTTAAAGGCAGGACGATCACATTGAAAATTAAATACAGTGATTTTACCCAAATCACCAGAAACCATTCATTTGGCTCACCCGTTGACGATCTGGACATTATCCTGGAAACGGCAAAAGATTTATTGGCGAAAGTAGATATGGCAGAAAAGCCTGTGCGATTGCTGGGCATATCGCTGTCGAATTTCGGTGAGCTTGAAATCCGTTCGAGAAGAGCAAAAGACTCGGGTCAGCTCGAACTTTTCGGCTAA
- a CDS encoding putative sensor domain DACNV-containing protein, producing the protein MMINNFGADTLAGDPVSGTTYKAARAVAGLVESHFERHHLSVQTHYDQELAPKPDAKTIETIIDTTFWASLRREEGRSPKVSIAFLPPECAENPLIFSEKLSLTANILTKLAPAVERSGIHLGVWLEGNELRIWGTTRVIPGLCFVLEVVEPGMLVIKHRRVDGFGKFVNVAVLKGDQVKIVDENSGKARDCPSVINSMIGFTSSRLWSDSLNLLVQLAVSMRAHERGGILLVVPNGKDDWRKSIIHPITYHVQPAFSELADLNKKYIENPNPIGWQSQLSSAIDGLAGLTAVDGATIINDKYELLAFGAKIGRAADGHPVEEMLVTEPVIGNVGVVVHPVQQGGTRHLSAAQFVFDQHDAIALVASQDGRFTIFSWAPCEGKVQAHRVDALLL; encoded by the coding sequence ATGATGATCAATAACTTCGGAGCCGACACCCTTGCAGGGGATCCTGTTTCTGGCACCACATATAAAGCGGCGCGGGCCGTGGCGGGTCTCGTCGAGAGCCATTTCGAGCGCCATCATTTGTCCGTGCAAACCCATTATGATCAGGAACTAGCGCCGAAACCTGACGCGAAAACGATTGAAACGATCATTGATACCACATTCTGGGCCAGCTTGCGTAGGGAAGAGGGCCGGTCACCGAAAGTCTCCATCGCGTTTCTTCCGCCCGAATGTGCCGAAAACCCGCTCATTTTCAGTGAGAAACTGTCCTTGACAGCGAATATCCTTACCAAGCTCGCGCCTGCTGTTGAGCGTTCAGGGATACATCTGGGTGTTTGGCTGGAAGGGAATGAGCTGCGGATCTGGGGAACAACCCGGGTGATCCCGGGTTTGTGTTTTGTGCTGGAAGTGGTGGAACCTGGTATGCTCGTCATCAAGCACCGCCGTGTCGATGGTTTTGGAAAGTTCGTCAACGTCGCCGTTTTAAAGGGCGACCAGGTTAAGATAGTGGACGAAAACAGCGGTAAGGCGCGCGACTGTCCTTCTGTGATCAACTCAATGATCGGTTTTACATCGTCCCGGTTGTGGAGCGATTCGCTCAACCTGCTTGTGCAGCTGGCGGTTTCCATGCGTGCCCATGAGCGGGGAGGTATTTTACTTGTTGTGCCCAATGGAAAAGACGATTGGCGAAAATCCATCATTCATCCGATTACATATCATGTGCAGCCGGCATTTTCGGAGCTCGCAGACCTGAACAAAAAATACATCGAAAACCCTAATCCGATTGGCTGGCAATCACAGCTGAGCTCGGCGATCGATGGCCTTGCCGGGTTAACCGCCGTGGATGGCGCGACGATCATAAATGATAAATATGAGCTTCTGGCGTTTGGGGCCAAGATCGGAAGGGCGGCAGATGGCCATCCGGTAGAGGAAATGCTGGTAACGGAACCGGTTATAGGGAACGTGGGAGTAGTTGTGCATCCGGTGCAGCAAGGCGGCACGCGTCACTTGTCAGCCGCCCAGTTTGTGTTCGATCAGCACGATGCCATTGCGCTTGTCGCATCTCAGGATGGCCGGTTCACGATTTTTTCCTGGGCACCTTGCGAGGGAAAAGTACAGGCGCACCGGGTGGATGCATTGTTGTTGTAA
- a CDS encoding glycosyltransferase family 2 protein has translation MKSISVVIPNYNGRHLFEKYFENNYKILNALETKVQIIIVDDASSDDSVAYLEEHYGKNVTIIRKEKNSGFSHTCNLGIQKATNDLIFLLNTDVTLEEGYFEKLYKYFELEDTFGVMGRIIGMEDDNILDAARSPKILGRKIKPSNFFYLKDSDTLTPTFYLSGAIALMDTRKLKAINGFNEMFNPYYGEDQEMSIRAWRLGWKCYYEHNAVCRHEVSASTKGHKDNYSVKRIYFRNRYYMHHLHLHGIDLNLYHLQVILSDVLPSIITLQFYKAQAYLDFLQNMNELSVKKTAFKTQMKNHKSNIGINDVIENIKMMLKYKQVVKL, from the coding sequence ATGAAAAGCATCTCGGTAGTAATTCCGAATTACAACGGAAGGCATTTATTCGAAAAATATTTCGAAAACAACTATAAGATTCTCAACGCACTAGAAACAAAGGTTCAGATCATTATTGTTGACGATGCTTCCAGTGACGATTCAGTAGCTTATCTGGAAGAACATTACGGAAAAAATGTAACGATTATCCGCAAGGAAAAGAATTCCGGTTTTTCCCATACCTGTAACCTCGGCATTCAGAAAGCAACAAATGATCTTATTTTCCTGCTTAACACAGACGTTACGCTGGAAGAAGGGTATTTTGAAAAGCTCTATAAATATTTCGAGCTTGAAGATACATTCGGTGTGATGGGACGCATTATTGGTATGGAGGACGATAATATCCTCGATGCAGCGCGCTCTCCCAAGATCCTGGGAAGAAAAATAAAGCCGAGCAATTTCTTCTACCTGAAAGACTCCGACACCCTTACGCCGACATTCTATCTCTCCGGAGCCATTGCATTGATGGACACCAGAAAGCTGAAAGCGATCAACGGTTTCAATGAAATGTTCAACCCCTACTATGGCGAGGATCAGGAAATGTCGATCCGTGCGTGGAGACTGGGCTGGAAATGTTACTACGAGCACAATGCCGTTTGCCGTCACGAGGTTTCCGCCAGCACTAAAGGCCACAAAGACAACTATTCTGTAAAAAGGATCTATTTCAGGAACCGTTATTACATGCATCATCTGCATTTGCACGGCATCGACCTGAACCTGTATCATTTGCAGGTAATATTGAGCGACGTGCTGCCCAGCATCATTACGCTCCAATTCTACAAAGCACAGGCCTATCTGGATTTCTTGCAGAATATGAACGAGCTTTCCGTGAAGAAAACGGCGTTCAAAACACAAATGAAAAACCATAAATCCAATATCGGCATCAACGATGTCATCGAGAACATCAAGATGATGCTGAAATATAAGCAGGTCGTAAAATTATAG
- a CDS encoding ABC transporter ATP-binding protein — translation MKTYFRLLSFAQPISRFAVPYIIFTVLGVIFNTLNLALLAPLMSTLFNNNKDGAEVIQKPDNWDVTGLLNYYAQQANDTYGPHGALQIVCGVIVTSILLSNIFKYFSQRVMENLRIHTLLNLRKTVFNNVMNLHTGYFSNQRKGDIISKIASDVQVVQFSVTGTLQVVFKEPLQLLAYVFMLFATSAKLTFFAILVIPISAFIISKIVKRLKEQATMAQHLFGLMISYLDEALSGIKIIKAFNATEDIKEKFHQENIRYSELGRKMARRQQLSGPVSEFLGVTMVAIIVLYGGSLILDNQSDLSVSKFVAYIALFSQVMRPAKALTDSFSTIHAGIAAGERVLDLVDEKPEIQDAPDAVDLKEFNHSLKLQNVSFAYQARPVLKSINITIPKGKTVALVGPSGGGKSTLMDLLPRFIDAQEGSVSIDDLNVKQVKMESLWSLFGVVNQESMLFNDTIYNNIAFGNHTATPEQVEAAARVANAHDFIINTEKGYDSNIGDRGMKLSGGQKQRICIARAVLKNPPIMLLDEATSALDTESEKLVQEALNNLMQNRTSLVIAHRLSTIQKADSIVVLEDGQIVEQGNHSELIARDGLYKRLIDMQTFND, via the coding sequence ATGAAAACATACTTCCGATTATTATCATTTGCCCAGCCCATTTCCCGATTTGCAGTCCCCTATATTATTTTCACAGTCCTGGGGGTCATTTTCAACACACTTAATTTAGCCCTGCTTGCTCCTTTGATGAGCACCCTGTTCAACAACAATAAGGATGGGGCCGAAGTAATTCAAAAACCTGACAACTGGGACGTAACCGGTCTCCTCAACTATTACGCGCAGCAAGCGAACGACACATACGGGCCGCACGGCGCTTTGCAGATTGTCTGTGGTGTAATAGTAACGTCTATTCTGCTTTCCAACATTTTCAAATATTTCTCGCAGCGGGTCATGGAAAATCTCCGGATCCATACATTGCTGAACCTGCGTAAAACGGTTTTTAACAATGTAATGAACCTGCATACGGGCTATTTCAGCAACCAGCGCAAAGGGGATATTATTTCTAAGATCGCTTCCGATGTGCAGGTTGTGCAGTTTTCGGTGACGGGAACATTGCAGGTCGTGTTTAAAGAACCGTTGCAGTTGCTTGCTTACGTTTTCATGCTTTTTGCCACGTCTGCTAAACTCACATTTTTCGCCATTTTAGTTATTCCAATTTCCGCGTTCATTATTTCCAAGATTGTAAAAAGACTGAAAGAGCAAGCCACCATGGCACAGCATCTTTTTGGTTTAATGATCAGTTATCTGGATGAGGCGCTTTCAGGAATCAAAATCATCAAAGCCTTCAATGCTACGGAAGACATTAAGGAGAAATTTCATCAGGAAAATATCCGTTATTCCGAGCTGGGACGAAAAATGGCACGTCGCCAGCAGTTGAGCGGGCCCGTTTCTGAATTCCTGGGGGTAACCATGGTGGCGATTATCGTGCTTTATGGCGGTTCTCTGATTTTGGATAACCAATCTGACCTGAGCGTTTCGAAATTTGTAGCTTACATTGCATTGTTCTCGCAGGTAATGCGCCCAGCCAAAGCATTAACGGATTCATTCAGCACAATTCATGCGGGCATCGCAGCCGGTGAAAGAGTTCTGGATCTGGTTGACGAAAAACCTGAAATCCAGGACGCACCGGACGCAGTTGACCTGAAAGAATTCAATCATTCGCTGAAACTGCAGAACGTTTCCTTCGCCTATCAGGCAAGGCCGGTCCTCAAATCCATTAATATCACGATTCCAAAAGGCAAAACCGTTGCGTTGGTAGGGCCATCCGGCGGTGGCAAGTCCACATTGATGGACCTGCTCCCCCGCTTCATCGACGCGCAGGAAGGGAGCGTTTCCATTGACGACCTGAACGTGAAGCAGGTGAAAATGGAATCATTGTGGTCGTTGTTCGGGGTAGTAAACCAGGAATCAATGCTTTTCAATGACACGATCTATAATAACATTGCTTTTGGCAACCATACTGCCACACCCGAACAAGTGGAAGCAGCAGCACGTGTTGCCAATGCCCACGACTTCATTATCAATACGGAAAAAGGTTATGACAGCAACATTGGAGATCGCGGGATGAAATTGTCAGGTGGACAAAAACAGCGTATATGCATTGCAAGGGCCGTTTTGAAGAACCCGCCGATCATGCTGCTGGATGAAGCCACTTCTGCATTGGACACAGAATCGGAAAAATTGGTGCAGGAAGCATTGAACAACCTGATGCAGAACAGGACTTCCCTCGTGATCGCACACAGGCTGAGCACCATCCAAAAAGCAGATTCCATCGTCGTGCTGGAAGATGGTCAAATTGTAGAGCAAGGCAATCACTCAGAGCTCATCGCACGTGACGGGCTGTACAAGCGACTGATTGACATGCAAACCTTCAACGATTAG